Part of the Arthrobacter gengyunqii genome is shown below.
GGGGAGGACGGCTGCCGGTCGCCCAGCTTGGTCCAAACTGCCGCGAAAACGGCAGCGAAGATGATGATGAAGATGGGGTTGATGGACTGCACCCAGCTCGGCGGCATCTCCCAGCCGAAGATGCGGCGGTCAAGGGAGGTGTCAGCGTACAGGGCAACAACCGTGAACTGCTGCTGGAACAGGGCCCAGAAGGCGGCGCTGGCAATGAACAGCGGCATGAAGGAGTACACGCGGCGGCGTTCCAGGGGGCCAACCTTGGGGCTGCGCAGGATGATCACGAAGTAGGCGATGGAGGCAATGATGGCCACCGCGGCCATCACCACTGCCAGGTTCTCCGCCTTCAGCAGGCCGAAGGCGACGGCCAGGGAAACGATCACCAGGGCGGCGGCGACAATGCCGCCCATGACGCCGTACTTGCTGCGCGGCAGCGGGTTGGTCACCTCGTGGGCGGCCTCGGGCAGGTACTTGCGGGTCATTCCGTACTGGATCAGGCCGATGGCCATGCCGATGGCGGCCAGGCCAAAGCCGTAATGGAAGCCGAGGCGGACCTGGAGAAGACCGGTGAGCAGTGGCCCCACCAGGGCGCCGAGGTTGATGCCCATGTAGAAAATCGAGAAACCGGCGTCGCGCCGTTCATCCTTCTGCGAGTACAGCGTTCCCACGAGGGAGGTGGCATTGGCCTTGACGCCGCCGGAGCCGAGGGCAATCAGGATCAGGCCGGCGGCCAGGCCCACTGCGCCCGGAAGGACAGCCAGGGAGATGTGGCCAAGAACCACGATCGCGGCGGAGTAGAAGAGCACGCGTTCGGATCCGAGGACCCGGTCCGCAAGCCACGCACCAACGATGGTGGACAGGTACACGCCACCGCCGTATGCGCCCACCAGCGACGTCGCAACGGCAATGTCGATGCCGAGGCCGCCGTCGGTGACCGAGTAGTACATGTAGTACAGCAGGATGCCCTGCATGCCGTAGAAGGAGAACCGTTCCCACAGCTCAACGCTGAAGAGGTTCGCCAACATGCGGGGATGGCCAAAGAAGGACTTTCGGGCCGGCGTGGCGGCTGAGGTGCTGGGATTAGAACTCACCATTGCATGTTCGCACCGGAATATGTGTGCCTTGAAGGGGTAAAGGGTGAATTTTCCCGTATCTAGGGGCCAGTATGCTGACGAAACGTGACAAGTCTCACCAGGATTGCGCCTCTGACCTGCACTGTTACGAGGCGGGTCGCGGAACATCCTCTATCGGTGCGCTAAAATTCTCCGTCACTTTTCCAGCTGGGCGGCGACGGACAGGAGCTCTGCCTCTCGGCCGGGGCGTCCGATCAGCTGGATTCCCATGGGCAGCCCGTCCTCGGTCCGGTGGGTGGGAAAGGTGATGGCCGGCAGCCCGCACACATTCACCATTGAGGTGAAGGGGGAGTATTGGCACTGCAGTTCATAGTCCCTGAGGCCCTGCGCATCGCCCTCAAGTGAACTGTCCCAATACCAGCCCACCGGGCGCGGAGTCTGGCCCAGCGCCGGGGTCAGAATCATGTCATAGGCGTTGTAGGCACGGATGGTGTCTTGCTCGAAGCGGTGCAGGACATCGATGGCCGAGACCAGATCCGCCGCGGACCGCTGCTGTGCGCGGCGGCGCACGGCGGCCGTGAGCGGCAGGAGCCGCTCCTCGCCGCCGGCCGGCAGCTCGAGCGCAGCCAGTCCGGCGGTCCACACGGCCTGGAAAGCGTCCGGATAGCGCTCGTCGTAGCTCAGTTGCGCCTCGACGACGTCGTGTCCGGTGCCGGCCAGCGCTTTGATGCCGGCCTCCAGTGCCTGCACCGCCTCCGGGTCCAAGATGATCTCCAAGCGGGAAGAAAAGGGAGAGAGGGTGCTCACTCCGATCCGGAACCTGCCCTCCGCACGTTGGGTGGCCGTAAGGAAGCTTTCCCCGGCGGGTGCTGCGGAGGTTGCATGAAAGTTTGGCTCGGCAACCATGGCGTCCAGCAGCAGCGCGGCATCAGCGGCAGTGCGGGCCAGTGGTCCGGCCACCACAAACTGGCCCAAATCGGACTGCCCGGAACCGGACGGGACGCGGCCGCGGTTCGGTTTGAGGCCAACCAGTCCGGTGGCGGCTGCCGGAATGCGGACTGATCCGCCGCCGTCGGTCCCCGGCGCGAAGGGCAGCATGCCGGCGGCAACGGCCGCGGCGCTGCCTCCGCTGGAGCCGCCGGGACTCAGCGCGGGGGCGAGGGGGTTGCGGGCCGGGGGGCCGATCAGGTTCTCGCTGTAACTGCTCAGGCCGAATTCCGGGACCTGCGTCTTGCCGAGGCTGATGGCGCCGGCCCGGCGCAGCACAGCTGGGAGCGGACCGTCCGCTTCCGGAACATAGGCAGGCAGTGCCGCCGTTCCCAGCGTGGTGGGAACCCCGGCGACGTCGGCAAGGTCCTTGTGTGCAAGCGGCATCCCGTGGAGCAGTCCCAGCGGCCGGCCGCGGGCAAACCGTTCATCGGCGGCGGCGGCGTCCTTCAGTGCCGCTTCCGGAGTGGTCAGGAGAAAGGCGCCCAGAGCCGGGTTCAGCTCCTCGATCCGGGCCAGGAAATGCTCTGTCACCTCACGGGCGCTGATTTCACCGGCGGCAAGGGCATTGCGCAGCTTCAGCGCCGTAAAATCCCGGAGTTCTCCGGATGAAACGGAAT
Proteins encoded:
- a CDS encoding peptide MFS transporter, producing the protein MVSSNPSTSAATPARKSFFGHPRMLANLFSVELWERFSFYGMQGILLYYMYYSVTDGGLGIDIAVATSLVGAYGGGVYLSTIVGAWLADRVLGSERVLFYSAAIVVLGHISLAVLPGAVGLAAGLILIALGSGGVKANATSLVGTLYSQKDERRDAGFSIFYMGINLGALVGPLLTGLLQVRLGFHYGFGLAAIGMAIGLIQYGMTRKYLPEAAHEVTNPLPRSKYGVMGGIVAAALVIVSLAVAFGLLKAENLAVVMAAVAIIASIAYFVIILRSPKVGPLERRRVYSFMPLFIASAAFWALFQQQFTVVALYADTSLDRRIFGWEMPPSWVQSINPIFIIIFAAVFAAVWTKLGDRQPSSPLKFALGLAVMGLAFLAFIPFSGGGANSTPLLAIVGILLLFTFAELFISPIGLSVATKLAPEIFRTQMVALFFLSVSLGTTLAGWLAQFYDPETEVSYFLFSGITAIVIGVALAAGTPAIKKMMGGVR
- a CDS encoding amidase gives rise to the protein MPDQPHSVSSGELRDFTALKLRNALAAGEISAREVTEHFLARIEELNPALGAFLLTTPEAALKDAAAADERFARGRPLGLLHGMPLAHKDLADVAGVPTTLGTAALPAYVPEADGPLPAVLRRAGAISLGKTQVPEFGLSSYSENLIGPPARNPLAPALSPGGSSGGSAAAVAAGMLPFAPGTDGGGSVRIPAAATGLVGLKPNRGRVPSGSGQSDLGQFVVAGPLARTAADAALLLDAMVAEPNFHATSAAPAGESFLTATQRAEGRFRIGVSTLSPFSSRLEIILDPEAVQALEAGIKALAGTGHDVVEAQLSYDERYPDAFQAVWTAGLAALELPAGGEERLLPLTAAVRRRAQQRSAADLVSAIDVLHRFEQDTIRAYNAYDMILTPALGQTPRPVGWYWDSSLEGDAQGLRDYELQCQYSPFTSMVNVCGLPAITFPTHRTEDGLPMGIQLIGRPGREAELLSVAAQLEK